One segment of Streptomyces roseifaciens DNA contains the following:
- a CDS encoding S28 family serine protease, with translation MRKALRWLLALTVLVGTVGAGSATAGAADKATEPDIKDRVLKIPGMKLVEEKPYEGYRYLVLTYDQPVDHRHPAKGTFQQRFTLLHKSTDRPTVFFTSGYNVNTNPGRSEPTRIIDGNQVSMEYRFFTPSRPQPADWSKLDIYQAASDQHRLFAALKPLYGKNWLATGGSKGGMTATYYRRYFPDDMNGTVAYVAPNDIDNNDDSAYDRFFANVGDQACRTQLNSVQRQALQRRGEFVARYQKWADENGKTFKTLGSIDKAFENVVVDLVWSFWQYHLQSECASVPATNASTDELYKFVDNISGFDGYTDQGLERFTPYYYQAGTELGAPSVKNAHLKDLIRHPEALNPRAYVPREIPMKFKRGAMTDVDRWVREDSERMLFVYGQNDPWSGEPFRLGRNAAARDDYRFYAPGGNHGSNIAQLVADERAKATAKVLQWAGVAPAAVRQDEAHAKPLAPYDAKLDKPVVEQRQALRP, from the coding sequence ATGCGCAAGGCTCTCAGATGGCTGCTGGCGCTGACGGTGCTCGTGGGCACCGTCGGTGCCGGCAGTGCCACGGCGGGGGCGGCCGACAAGGCCACCGAGCCGGACATCAAGGACCGTGTCCTGAAGATTCCGGGCATGAAGCTGGTCGAGGAGAAGCCCTACGAGGGCTACCGCTACCTCGTTCTGACCTACGATCAGCCGGTCGACCACCGGCACCCGGCCAAGGGCACCTTCCAGCAGCGCTTCACGCTGCTGCACAAGTCGACGGACCGGCCGACCGTCTTCTTCACTTCCGGCTACAACGTCAACACCAACCCCGGCCGCAGCGAGCCGACCCGCATCATCGACGGCAACCAGGTGTCGATGGAGTACCGTTTCTTCACCCCGTCGCGGCCGCAGCCCGCCGACTGGTCGAAGCTCGACATCTACCAGGCGGCCAGTGACCAGCACCGCCTCTTCGCGGCCCTCAAGCCGCTCTACGGCAAGAACTGGCTGGCCACCGGCGGCTCCAAGGGCGGCATGACGGCGACGTACTACCGCCGCTACTTCCCGGACGACATGAACGGCACCGTGGCCTACGTCGCGCCCAACGACATCGACAACAACGACGACTCGGCCTACGACCGGTTCTTCGCGAACGTCGGCGACCAGGCCTGCCGCACCCAGCTCAACTCGGTGCAGCGCCAGGCGCTGCAGCGCCGCGGCGAGTTCGTCGCCCGCTACCAGAAGTGGGCCGACGAGAACGGCAAGACCTTCAAGACCCTCGGCAGCATCGACAAGGCCTTCGAGAACGTCGTGGTCGACCTGGTCTGGTCGTTCTGGCAGTACCACCTGCAGAGCGAGTGCGCGTCCGTGCCCGCCACGAACGCCTCCACCGACGAGCTGTACAAGTTCGTGGACAACATCTCGGGCTTCGACGGCTACACCGACCAGGGCCTGGAGCGCTTCACCCCGTACTACTACCAGGCGGGCACCGAGCTCGGCGCGCCGAGCGTGAAGAACGCGCACCTCAAGGACCTGATCCGGCACCCCGAGGCGCTCAACCCGCGCGCGTACGTGCCGCGGGAGATCCCGATGAAGTTCAAGCGCGGCGCCATGACCGACGTCGACCGCTGGGTGCGCGAGGACAGCGAGCGGATGCTCTTCGTCTACGGGCAGAACGACCCGTGGAGCGGCGAGCCGTTCCGCCTCGGCAGGAACGCGGCCGCGCGTGACGACTACCGCTTCTACGCGCCCGGCGGCAACCACGGCTCGAACATCGCGCAGCTGGTCGCCGACGAGCGGGCCAAGGCCACGGCCAAGGTCCTGCAGTGGGCGGGCGTCGCCCCGGCGGCCGTCCGGCAGGACGAGGCGCACGCCAAGCCGCTCGCCCCGTACGACGCGAAGCTCGACAAGCCGGTCGTCGAGCAGCGGCAGGCCCTGCGGCCGTAA
- a CDS encoding TetR/AcrR family transcriptional regulator, translating into MSVDTKERLIRAADTVLRTQGYAKSSARTIAKEAGVNSALVFYHFGGVDPLLFAALDRSSAERMELLTEAVADARTLEDLVDAGTRVYRSDIEAGHLTLFSELVAAAVAKPELRAEIRERAEPWIVFVEQTLERVIGGTPLARLTPPRDLANAAITFYLGVNLFTVLDSDRSRTESVFAMARRLAPRARLLTRRLPALGGKRRAHD; encoded by the coding sequence ATGTCGGTGGACACCAAGGAACGGCTGATCCGGGCGGCTGACACCGTGCTGCGGACGCAGGGGTACGCCAAGTCGAGCGCGCGGACGATCGCCAAGGAGGCGGGGGTCAATTCGGCGCTGGTCTTCTATCACTTCGGGGGCGTCGACCCGCTGCTGTTCGCGGCGCTCGACCGCTCCTCCGCCGAGCGCATGGAGTTGCTCACCGAGGCGGTCGCGGACGCCCGCACCCTCGAGGACCTGGTGGACGCCGGCACGCGCGTGTACCGCAGCGACATCGAGGCCGGGCACCTGACGCTGTTCTCCGAGCTCGTCGCCGCTGCCGTCGCCAAGCCGGAGCTGCGCGCGGAGATCCGGGAGCGGGCCGAGCCGTGGATCGTCTTCGTCGAGCAGACCCTGGAGCGGGTCATCGGCGGGACGCCGCTCGCGCGCCTGACCCCGCCGCGCGACCTCGCCAACGCCGCGATCACCTTCTACCTCGGAGTCAACCTCTTCACCGTCCTGGACAGCGACCGCTCCCGTACGGAGTCGGTGTTCGCGATGGCCCGGCGGCTCGCGCCGCGCGCACGGCTGCTGACCCGGCGGCTGCCCGCGCTCGGCGGGAAGCGGCGCGCGCACGACTGA
- a CDS encoding esterase-like activity of phytase family protein, with amino-acid sequence MRTRSVLAAATAALAAATCLTTTGAAPAQAHASTRACSPSVRIDGFSDGLDKTTFQGSFVGNLSALATDEDGTVAAVSDRSQLFSLDVEQRAGEAPSATPVRAVGLADEKGGPIDSEGLIVDRDGTRLVTSETEPSVRRYDRDGRLLGRLPVPEALQVAPAGRAAANQTFEGLTLQPGGRTLIASMEQALAGDGTDAAGRPLVRLQSWQRHGRQDFAVGPQYAYPADEGLGVAEITAAGDGRLLVLERGFTAGVGNTVRLYLADPRRASDVSAVTNLPGGPAVRPVHKTLLADIGACPSLGATARQPQPNPLLDNIEGLAVTRPATGRNGGFLRLLLVSDDNQNPAQVTRLYSLTVRLPRP; translated from the coding sequence GTGCGTACCCGATCCGTGCTCGCCGCCGCCACTGCCGCACTGGCCGCGGCCACCTGCCTGACGACGACCGGGGCCGCTCCGGCGCAGGCACACGCGTCCACGCGCGCGTGCTCGCCCTCCGTGCGAATAGACGGCTTCTCCGACGGGCTGGACAAGACGACGTTCCAGGGTTCGTTCGTCGGCAACCTCTCGGCGCTCGCGACCGACGAGGACGGCACCGTCGCCGCGGTCTCCGACCGCTCCCAGCTGTTCTCGCTCGACGTGGAGCAGCGGGCCGGAGAGGCGCCGTCCGCGACGCCGGTGCGGGCCGTGGGCCTCGCCGACGAGAAGGGCGGCCCGATCGACTCCGAAGGGCTGATCGTCGACCGCGACGGCACCAGGCTGGTCACCTCCGAGACCGAGCCGTCCGTGCGCCGCTACGACAGGGACGGCAGGCTCCTGGGCCGGCTGCCCGTCCCGGAGGCGCTGCAGGTCGCCCCGGCCGGGCGCGCCGCGGCCAACCAGACCTTCGAGGGACTGACCCTCCAGCCCGGCGGGCGCACCCTGATCGCCTCCATGGAGCAGGCGCTCGCCGGGGACGGGACGGATGCCGCCGGCAGACCGCTCGTGCGCCTGCAGAGCTGGCAGCGGCACGGCCGGCAGGACTTCGCCGTCGGCCCGCAGTACGCCTACCCGGCCGACGAGGGCCTCGGTGTCGCGGAGATCACCGCGGCCGGTGACGGCCGCCTCCTCGTCCTGGAGCGCGGCTTCACGGCGGGCGTCGGCAACACCGTGCGGCTCTACCTCGCCGACCCGCGCCGCGCGAGCGACGTCAGCGCCGTCACGAACCTGCCCGGCGGCCCGGCCGTGCGGCCCGTGCACAAGACGCTCCTCGCCGACATCGGCGCGTGCCCGTCCCTGGGCGCGACCGCCCGGCAGCCGCAGCCGAACCCGCTGCTGGACAACATCGAGGGGCTCGCCGTCACCCGGCCGGCCACCGGGCGGAACGGAGGATTCCTCCGCCTGCTGCTGGTGAGCGACGACAACCAGAACCCTGCGCAGGTCACCCGGCTCTACTCGCTGACCGTGCGCCTGCCGCGGCCGTAG
- a CDS encoding dihydrofolate reductase family protein, translating into MRKLTYFIATTIDGFIAGPGDEFEFMMSILDDEYVAALIESYPDTVSARGREAVGLGADNRDFDTVLMGRNTYEPGLSIGMTSPYPHLRQYVVSKSLATSPDPAITVFSGDPVELVRDLKQEAGKGIWLCGGANLAGQLRGEIDELVVKINPFVAGKGIPLFSAEFSPQRYDLKGTRSFGNGVVMVSYAKRTG; encoded by the coding sequence GTGCGCAAGCTCACCTACTTCATCGCCACCACCATCGACGGCTTCATCGCCGGCCCCGGTGACGAGTTCGAGTTCATGATGTCGATCCTGGACGACGAGTACGTCGCCGCGCTGATCGAGAGCTATCCCGACACCGTCTCCGCGCGCGGCCGCGAGGCCGTCGGGCTCGGCGCGGACAACAGGGACTTCGACACGGTCCTGATGGGCCGCAACACCTACGAGCCGGGCCTGTCGATCGGCATGACCAGCCCGTACCCGCACCTGCGGCAGTACGTCGTCTCGAAGTCCCTCGCCACCAGCCCCGACCCCGCGATCACGGTCTTCTCCGGCGACCCGGTGGAGCTGGTCCGCGACCTCAAGCAGGAGGCGGGCAAGGGGATCTGGCTGTGCGGCGGGGCCAACCTCGCGGGTCAGCTGCGCGGCGAGATCGACGAGCTCGTGGTGAAGATCAACCCGTTCGTGGCGGGGAAGGGCATCCCGCTGTTCTCGGCGGAGTTCTCCCCGCAGCGCTACGACCTGAAGGGGACCCGCTCGTTCGGCAACGGCGTCGTGATGGTGTCGTACGCCAAGCGGACCGGCTGA
- a CDS encoding LysR family transcriptional regulator, which produces MLDLTRLRALHAVSVHGSVSAAAVALGYTPSAVSQAVTKLERETRTTLLERRGRGVALTDEGRHLAATARQLLALVEQAETELEERRGRPAGRLVIGAFASAARGLLPGVLARLGSDHPALDARLLEVDPHLSADLVSQGVIDLAVTHDWDIAPLAAPEGLQRAVIGDDRCDVLVPEGHPLAGREVLDRTDLPHHRWICQPPGAVCHDWLVRTLRATGHEPDLAYQVAENHTHVALVAAGLGITLMPRLGRGPLPAGVRAVPLEPVPVRRLFALWRTGTARRPAITEAVRTLHEQWPLRTF; this is translated from the coding sequence GTGCTGGACCTGACCCGCCTGCGGGCGCTGCACGCGGTGTCGGTGCACGGTTCGGTGAGCGCCGCGGCCGTGGCCCTGGGCTACACGCCGTCGGCCGTCTCGCAGGCCGTCACCAAGCTGGAGCGGGAGACGCGCACGACGCTGCTGGAGCGGCGCGGGCGGGGCGTGGCGCTGACCGACGAGGGGCGGCACCTGGCCGCCACGGCCCGGCAGCTGCTGGCCCTGGTCGAGCAGGCGGAGACGGAGCTGGAGGAGCGCCGGGGACGGCCGGCGGGCAGGCTGGTCATCGGGGCGTTCGCGTCGGCCGCGCGCGGCCTGCTGCCCGGCGTGCTCGCCCGGCTCGGCAGCGACCACCCGGCGCTGGACGCCCGGCTGCTGGAGGTGGACCCGCACCTGTCGGCCGACCTGGTCTCCCAAGGGGTCATCGACCTCGCGGTCACGCACGACTGGGACATCGCCCCGCTGGCCGCCCCGGAGGGCCTGCAGCGGGCGGTGATCGGTGACGACCGGTGCGACGTGCTGGTGCCGGAGGGCCACCCACTCGCCGGCCGCGAGGTGCTCGACCGGACGGACCTGCCGCACCACCGCTGGATCTGCCAGCCGCCTGGCGCCGTCTGCCACGACTGGCTCGTACGGACGCTGCGCGCCACCGGGCACGAGCCGGACCTCGCCTACCAGGTCGCCGAGAACCACACCCACGTCGCCCTGGTCGCCGCGGGCCTCGGCATCACGCTGATGCCCCGCCTGGGGCGGGGCCCGCTGCCCGCGGGCGTGCGCGCCGTGCCGCTGGAGCCGGTGCCCGTACGGCGGCTCTTCGCCCTGTGGCGCACGGGCACGGCCCGCCGTCCCGCGATCACCGAGGCCGTCCGCACGCTCCACGAGCAGTGGCCCCTGAGGACGTTCTGA
- a CDS encoding EamA family transporter gives MRPLHLSLAVLVAAVWGVNFVVIDVGLDHFPPLLFSALRFLAAAVPAVFLVGRPQVRWRWIVAVGLVLGVGKFGLLFTGMHLGMPAGLSSLVLQVQAVFTALFAVAALGERLGRTRLLGMALALAGIAVAAVDEGTSGTLLGFALVVAAAALWGVSNVITRKAAPPDALRFMVWVSTVPVLPLLLLSLLFEGPEADAAALRSLDWSGAGAILFVAWVSTVLGFGAWGFLLRTYDASAVAPFTLLVPVFGMSSAALVLGEGVSPLRWGAAVLLVSGVGVTALAGRRRAGRASTPPPAPPVARNRPPAGTSASRTPSTASRPSPTR, from the coding sequence ATGCGTCCCCTGCACCTCTCCCTCGCCGTTCTCGTAGCCGCCGTCTGGGGCGTCAACTTCGTCGTCATCGACGTCGGCCTCGACCACTTCCCGCCGCTGCTCTTCTCCGCCCTGCGCTTCCTCGCCGCGGCCGTGCCCGCCGTCTTCCTCGTCGGGCGGCCGCAGGTCCGGTGGCGCTGGATCGTGGCCGTCGGACTGGTCCTCGGGGTGGGCAAGTTCGGCCTGCTCTTCACCGGCATGCACCTGGGGATGCCGGCCGGCCTGTCCTCGCTCGTGCTGCAGGTGCAGGCGGTCTTCACCGCCCTCTTCGCCGTCGCCGCACTGGGCGAACGGCTCGGCCGCACCCGCCTGCTCGGCATGGCCCTGGCCCTGGCGGGCATCGCGGTTGCCGCCGTCGACGAGGGCACCTCCGGAACGCTCCTCGGCTTCGCGCTCGTCGTGGCCGCCGCGGCCCTGTGGGGCGTGTCCAACGTGATCACCCGCAAGGCTGCGCCGCCCGACGCACTGCGCTTCATGGTGTGGGTGAGCACCGTGCCGGTGCTGCCGCTCCTGCTGCTCTCGCTCCTCTTCGAGGGCCCGGAGGCGGACGCCGCGGCGCTGCGGTCGCTCGACTGGAGCGGCGCCGGGGCGATCCTCTTCGTCGCCTGGGTCTCCACCGTCCTCGGCTTCGGCGCGTGGGGCTTCCTGCTGCGCACCTACGACGCCTCGGCGGTCGCGCCCTTCACCCTGCTGGTGCCCGTCTTCGGCATGTCGTCGGCGGCGCTCGTGCTGGGCGAGGGCGTGAGCCCGCTGCGCTGGGGCGCGGCGGTGCTGCTGGTGTCCGGGGTGGGCGTCACGGCCCTGGCGGGGCGGCGGCGAGCAGGCCGCGCAAGTACTCCGCCCCCGGCGCCGCCAGTTGCCCGAAATCGGCCGCCTGCGGGTACCAGCGCTTCTCGTACTCCCAGCACAGCCAGCCGTCCCAGCCCGACCCGGTGA
- a CDS encoding ABC transporter ATP-binding protein yields the protein MKSAAQGVGPSVSRTRAAAQEARVAAARETTGQGWARRLAGYCWRYRGTVLLALGSSLAGMAVMALVPLIPKLIIDDVIGSHQRPLAPWATLLIVAAVAVYGLTYVRRYYGGRLALDVQHDLRTEMHEAIARLDGRRQDELSTGQVVGRATSDLQLIQSLLFMLPMMIGNLMLFAISLVVMVVLSPLLTVVALAVAPALWILAKHSRTRLFPATWYAQGQAAAVAGVVDGSVTGVRVVKGFGQEAQESAKLREVSRRLFAGRLRTVRLNSRYTPALQAVPALGQVAMLALGGWMATRGQITLGTFVAFSTYLAQLVGPVRMLTMVLTVGQQARAGVERVLELVDTEPVVQERPGAVELPRDAPATVEFDDVTFGYDPARPVLDGFSLRLEPGETVAVVGASGSGKSTVSLLLPRFYDVTGGAVRVGGHDVRDLTLPSLRAAIGLVPEDSFLFSDSIRDNIAYGHPDATDEQIRAAARAAQADGFIGELPDGYDTAVGEQGLTLSGGQRQRIALARAILTDPRLLLLDDATSAVDARVEHEIHEALRSVMAGRTTLLIAHRASTLALADRIAVLDGGRLVDVGTADELEERCERYRLLLTDPGELAGVTRDPAGRAAPVALAGVFDGEASAAGVLDRTDVLDRTDGHARVDAPSRPEVDATPVKPRRFLADGVTPSLWVRKDEPAGSSDGVTGMPATPELLAKVAALPPADDTPDVDEERAARPEEAYGLRQLLRGFRTPLLLSLLLVTVDAGAGLLLPVLIRHGIDQGVQQIALGAVWAASGLALLVVAAQWAAQVAETRMTGRTGERILYALRVKIFAQLQRLGLDYYERELTGKIMTRMTTDVDALSTFLQTGLVTAVVSVLTFFGILVALLVIDVELALVVFATLPPLIAGTVVFRRQSVKAYELARERVGLVNADLQESVAGLRIVQAFRREAAGARRFAERSWSYRQARVRGQWLISVYFPFVQLLSSVAAAAVLIVGAGRVGDGTLTAGALVAYLLYIDLFFAPVQQLSQVFDGYQQATVSLGRVQGLLREPTSTPVAERPRPVRELSGEIVFDDVAFHYGDGENALSGISLTIPAGQTVAFVGETGAGKSTLVKLVARFYDPTGGAVRVDGHDLRELDPTGYRHRLGVVPQEPYLFPGTVRDAIAYGRPDAADAEVEAAARAVGAHDMIATLDGGYLHPVTERGRNLSAGQRQLIALARAELVDPDVLLLDEATAALDLATEALVNRATDRLAGRRTTLVVAHRLTTAARADRVVVLDHGRVVEDGTHAGLLAREGRYADLWRTFTGEAVPA from the coding sequence ATGAAATCCGCAGCCCAGGGCGTTGGGCCCTCCGTCAGCAGGACGAGAGCGGCAGCGCAGGAGGCTCGGGTGGCAGCGGCGAGGGAAACCACAGGTCAAGGATGGGCCAGGCGGCTCGCCGGCTACTGCTGGCGCTACCGCGGCACGGTGCTCCTCGCCCTCGGCTCCTCGCTCGCCGGCATGGCCGTCATGGCGCTCGTGCCCCTCATACCCAAGCTGATCATCGACGACGTGATCGGCTCGCACCAGCGCCCGCTGGCCCCCTGGGCCACGCTCCTCATAGTCGCCGCCGTAGCCGTCTACGGCCTGACGTACGTCCGCCGCTACTACGGCGGACGCCTCGCCCTCGACGTCCAGCACGACCTGCGGACCGAGATGCACGAGGCCATCGCGCGGCTCGACGGCCGGCGCCAGGACGAGCTGTCCACCGGCCAGGTCGTCGGCCGCGCGACCAGCGACCTCCAGCTGATCCAGAGCCTCCTCTTCATGCTGCCGATGATGATCGGCAACCTCATGCTGTTCGCCATCTCGCTCGTCGTGATGGTGGTCCTCTCCCCGCTGCTGACCGTCGTCGCCCTCGCCGTCGCCCCCGCCCTGTGGATCCTCGCCAAGCACAGCCGCACCCGGCTCTTCCCCGCCACCTGGTACGCCCAGGGGCAGGCCGCGGCCGTCGCCGGCGTCGTGGACGGCTCGGTGACCGGCGTCCGCGTCGTCAAGGGCTTCGGCCAGGAGGCGCAGGAGAGCGCCAAGCTCCGCGAGGTGAGCCGCCGGCTCTTCGCCGGCCGCCTGCGCACCGTGCGCCTCAACTCCCGCTACACCCCGGCCCTGCAGGCCGTCCCCGCGCTCGGCCAGGTGGCCATGCTCGCCCTCGGCGGCTGGATGGCCACCCGCGGCCAGATCACCCTCGGCACGTTCGTCGCCTTCTCGACCTACCTGGCGCAGCTCGTCGGCCCCGTGCGGATGCTCACCATGGTCCTCACCGTCGGCCAGCAGGCCCGCGCGGGCGTCGAGCGCGTCCTCGAACTCGTCGACACCGAGCCGGTCGTCCAGGAGCGGCCCGGCGCCGTCGAGCTGCCCCGGGACGCCCCCGCCACAGTCGAGTTCGACGACGTCACCTTCGGCTACGACCCGGCGCGGCCCGTCCTCGACGGCTTCTCCCTGCGCCTGGAGCCCGGCGAGACCGTGGCCGTCGTCGGCGCCTCCGGCAGCGGCAAGTCCACCGTCTCGCTGCTGCTGCCGCGCTTCTACGACGTCACCGGCGGCGCCGTGCGCGTCGGCGGCCACGACGTCCGCGACCTCACGCTGCCCTCCCTGCGCGCCGCCATCGGGCTCGTCCCCGAGGACAGCTTCCTGTTCTCCGACAGCATCCGCGACAACATCGCCTACGGGCACCCGGACGCCACCGACGAGCAGATCCGCGCCGCCGCGCGCGCCGCGCAGGCCGACGGCTTCATCGGCGAGCTGCCCGACGGCTACGACACCGCCGTCGGCGAGCAGGGCCTGACCCTCTCCGGCGGCCAGCGCCAGCGCATCGCCCTGGCCCGCGCGATCCTCACCGACCCCCGTCTGCTGCTCCTGGACGACGCGACGTCCGCGGTCGACGCGCGCGTGGAGCACGAGATCCACGAGGCGCTGCGGAGCGTCATGGCGGGCCGTACGACCCTGCTGATCGCCCACCGCGCCTCCACGCTGGCGCTCGCCGACCGGATCGCGGTCCTGGACGGCGGCCGGCTCGTGGACGTCGGCACCGCGGACGAGCTGGAGGAGCGCTGCGAGCGGTACCGCCTCCTGCTGACCGATCCGGGTGAGCTGGCCGGGGTGACGAGGGACCCCGCGGGGCGCGCCGCTCCGGTCGCCCTCGCCGGGGTCTTCGACGGAGAGGCGTCCGCCGCGGGCGTCCTCGACCGTACGGATGTCCTCGACCGTACGGACGGCCACGCGCGCGTGGACGCTCCTTCCCGCCCCGAGGTCGACGCGACCCCGGTCAAGCCCCGGCGGTTCCTGGCCGACGGCGTCACCCCCTCCCTGTGGGTGCGCAAGGACGAGCCCGCCGGCAGCTCCGACGGCGTCACGGGCATGCCCGCCACGCCCGAACTGCTCGCCAAGGTGGCCGCACTGCCGCCCGCGGACGACACCCCCGACGTGGACGAGGAGCGGGCCGCGCGCCCGGAGGAGGCCTACGGGCTGCGGCAGCTGCTGCGCGGCTTCCGCACGCCGCTGCTGCTGAGCCTGCTGCTGGTGACGGTCGACGCCGGCGCCGGGCTGCTGCTGCCGGTGCTGATCCGGCACGGCATCGACCAGGGCGTCCAGCAGATCGCCCTGGGAGCGGTCTGGGCGGCCTCCGGGCTGGCCCTGCTCGTGGTCGCGGCCCAGTGGGCCGCCCAGGTCGCGGAGACGCGCATGACGGGCCGCACGGGCGAGCGCATCCTGTACGCCCTGCGCGTGAAGATCTTCGCCCAGCTCCAGCGGCTGGGGCTCGACTACTACGAGCGCGAGCTCACCGGCAAGATCATGACGCGGATGACGACGGACGTGGACGCCCTGTCGACGTTCCTGCAGACCGGCCTGGTCACCGCCGTCGTCTCCGTCCTCACCTTCTTCGGCATACTCGTCGCCCTCCTCGTCATCGACGTCGAACTGGCCCTCGTCGTCTTCGCGACGCTGCCCCCGCTGATCGCCGGGACCGTCGTCTTCCGCCGGCAGAGCGTCAAGGCGTACGAGCTGGCGCGCGAGCGCGTCGGGCTGGTCAACGCCGACCTGCAGGAGAGCGTCGCGGGCCTGCGCATCGTGCAGGCGTTCCGCCGCGAGGCGGCCGGCGCCCGGCGGTTCGCGGAGCGCAGCTGGTCCTACCGGCAGGCGCGCGTCCGCGGCCAGTGGCTGATATCGGTCTACTTCCCCTTCGTCCAGCTGCTGTCGTCCGTCGCCGCCGCCGCGGTGCTGATCGTCGGCGCCGGCCGGGTGGGCGACGGCACGCTCACGGCGGGCGCGCTGGTGGCCTACCTGCTCTACATCGACCTGTTCTTCGCGCCCGTCCAGCAGCTGTCGCAGGTCTTCGACGGCTACCAGCAGGCCACCGTCTCCCTCGGCCGGGTGCAGGGCCTGCTGCGCGAGCCGACCAGCACGCCCGTGGCCGAACGGCCGCGCCCGGTGCGGGAGCTGTCCGGCGAGATCGTCTTCGACGACGTCGCCTTCCACTACGGTGACGGCGAGAACGCCCTGTCCGGCATCAGCCTGACGATCCCGGCCGGGCAGACCGTCGCCTTCGTCGGCGAGACCGGCGCGGGCAAGTCCACCCTCGTCAAGCTGGTGGCGCGGTTCTACGACCCGACGGGCGGCGCGGTCCGCGTGGACGGCCACGACCTGCGCGAGCTGGACCCCACCGGCTACCGGCACCGGCTCGGCGTCGTCCCCCAGGAGCCCTACCTCTTCCCGGGCACGGTGCGCGACGCCATCGCCTACGGGCGTCCGGACGCCGCCGACGCCGAGGTGGAGGCCGCGGCCCGCGCGGTCGGCGCCCACGACATGATCGCCACGCTGGACGGCGGCTACCTGCACCCGGTCACCGAGCGGGGCCGCAACCTCTCCGCCGGCCAGCGCCAGCTGATCGCCCTGGCCCGGGCGGAGCTGGTCGACCCGGACGTCCTGCTGCTGGACGAGGCCACCGCCGCCCTGGACCTGGCCACCGAGGCGCTGGTCAACCGGGCCACGGACCGGCTGGCCGGGCGCCGCACGACGCTCGTGGTCGCCCACCGGCTGACCACGGCCGCCCGCGCGGACCGGGTGGTGGTCCTGGACCACGGCCGCGTCGTCGAGGACGGCACGCACGCCGGGCTGCTGGCCCGCGAGGGGCGCTACGCGGACCTGTGGCGGACGTTCACGGGCGAGGCGGTGCCTGCGTAG